CCAGACACCATTCAATTCAATGAAACAGAAGATCTTTTAGTGGAATTTGCCAGGGAAATTGTAAAAAATTCCAATACGGTTTCCGATTCCATTTTCCAAAGATTACAATCCAAGTTTGATGAAAAACAAATCGTTCTTCTTACTGCTTTTGCAGGCATTATGATTGCGACAAATATCTTCAACAATGTATTAAAAATCCCACTCGACGAAGTATTAAAACCATTCACAAAAAAAGGAAATCACCATCATGACTAAAGAATTCTCCAATCAAGTTGTATTCATTACGGGCGCTGCCCACGGACAAGGGAGAGAAACGGCTCTGGCCTTTGCAAGAGAAGGTGCAAAGATTGCTGCCTTAGATGTTGCTAAACCCTTAAGTTATCCTTCATATACTTTGGGTACAAACGAGGAGCTGGTATCTCTAAAAAAGGAAATAGAATCCTTGGGATCAGAAGCCATCCTCCTAACAGCCGATGTGCGAAACTCAAAAGAAGTAGAAGTTGCCGTTACAGAAACGATTTCTAAATTTGGAAGGATTGATGTATTGTTTAATAACGCAGGGATTTGTGCTTATGGTTATTCTCATGAACTCACCGAAGAGGCTTGGGACAGTATGATTGATATCAATTTAAAAGGAGCTTGGGTGGTTGGAAGGTATGTGATTCCCCAAATGATCAAACAAAAATCAGGGGTCATCATCAACAATTCCTCCATTGCCGGCTTACGAGGTATGAACCGTCTCTCTCATTACGCCGCATCTAAATGGGGGCTCACTGGTTTATCCAAGTCCTGGGCCATTGAACTTGCCCCTTACGGGATCCGAGTCAATTCCCTTCATCCTACAGGAGTCAATACTCCCATGAACGATGGTTTGGCGGCTATGGAAGGTGCCACTCCCATAGAGATTGCTGAGAGGTCTGCCGGGAACCTACTGCCCGTTCCTTGGGTCGAAACAGAAGATGTGGCCAACGCAGTTCTTTTTCTGTCCTCTAAAAAAAGTCGCTACATCACAGGTTCAGAATTTGTATTAGATGCCGGGTTACTGACCAGGTAATTTTAGTCGGAGTGGAAGCATTTTAAGGTCATTCCACAAAGAAATTCTCCTTTTCCCATGGGGCGTAAAATTTACCCTTTCCCCTATGTTAGATCGAATTCCGATTCCGAATCCCTTTGGCTGGGAGGGTTTATCCACTTTCAGCCTTCTCATGATGTTGGCCTTTCTTGTCGGTTCTTACCTCCTCCCAAAAGAGTTGGAACGAAAGAAGTTGGATCCGAGCCACTCGGATTGGTTGATTTTTCTTGGGATTTTAGGCACCTTGGTGGGCGCCAAAATTTTCTTTATCTTCGAAATTTGGGACCAAGTGTTTATTGATGTTCCAGGATACGACGGGAAATACACATATCCCCTTACCCATTGGAATGGATTTCCTGGACATCCAGGACTTTGGTCTTCTCTATTTAGCGGGGGTGGTCTTGTATTTTTTGGAGGTCTTCTCTTTGGATGGCTTTTCATCACTCTATACTTTCGTCATCACAAACTAGACATTGGTGCCTATTACGATGCAGTCATTCCTGCCATTAGTATGGGTTATGCGATCGGAAGACTTGGATGTTTTGTGAGTGGGGACGGTTGTTACGGTTTTGCCACCGATGTAAGGATTCCTTTTTTCGTATTTGATTTTCATGGAGCTCATCCGTCCGGCGTTCCCGTTTGGAACACACCGGTGATGGAATCCATTATGGCCTTTGGCTATTTTGCTTATTTTCAATTTTGGGCAAGATACCAAAACTTTCGTAAATGGAGTATTGGAGCGCAGTTTCTCATCATCCATGGATTTGCAAGGCTCATTATCGAGTTTTTACGTGTGAATAAAGCGGTAATTCCATTTATCGATCCACCCACTTTAGTCAACATTCCTGATGCCAACGGAAACCCAACATTTCTTACCGGTTATTACTGGCATGGTTTTTCACAGTCACAATATATTTCTATTGCACTCATCCTCTTTGGCGTGTATCTTATGATTTCCAAAAAACTATGGTTAAAGGAGAAAACAAACGTATGAACCCTTCTCCATTTTTTGAAATCGAAAAAAGAAAAAACGTAGCCATCCTTTGGTTAAATCGTCCCGAAAAACGGAATGCCATGAATTGGCCTTTTTGGCGTGACCTGCCGGATATGGTGGATCAAATTAATGCCGACCCACAAATTCATTGTTTTGTGATTGCAGCCAAAGGAAAATCTTTCTCTACGGGACTTGATTTGGAAGAGTTCTTTCAAGAATTCAAATCAGTTTTCCAAGGAGAATTTGCAGACGGTAGAGAAAAACTTTACCAGCTCATTCTTACTATGCAAAAAGGAATCAACGCCATCTACAATTCAAAAAAGCCATCCATTGCTCTAGTGCAAAAACACTGTATTGGTGGTGGACTGGATTTAGTATCCGCATGTGATATTCGTTATGCGTCAAAGGATGCTAGTTTTTCTCTCAGAGAATCCAAAGTAGCTATTGTTGCCGATATGGGATCTTTACAAAGACTACCGCATTTGATTGGCAATGCTCACACAAGAGAATTGGCTTTGACCGGAAAAGACATCAGTGCAGAGGAAGCTCTTGAAATGGGACTTGTGACAAAAGTCACAGAAGACTTTGATTCTCTACTCCAAGCTGGATTAAAAACCGCAGAAGAAATTGCAGAGAACCCAACCATTGTGATCCGTGGAGTCAAACAAGTATTAAACCATGGAATTGGAAAAACCATCGACGAGGGATTAGACTATGTAGCCGTTTGGAATGCGAGTATGCTTGATTCCAAAGACTTTCGTTCGGCCATTGGTGGGTTTATGGAAAGAAAACGACCTGTTTTCAATCCAGAAACCCGGGTAGACTAATTAACAGTAGATGTCGAGTAACCTTTCGCTTTTTGCTTGTGGGCCTACTTTTTCTTCCACAGCCAACTTCATGAGTTTCTCGTTGAGTTGGTTTTGGGCCTGGAAAATTTCCTTCGGCAAATTGACGACTGAGTTAATAGGTGTAGATGGAACCATAATAGGACCTCCTTTTACAATCTTTACTCCCTATTCTACCCATCGGCGAATCCCTTATTTCCTGAAGTAAAAAACGTCGAATGAGTTCTTTTTTTTCCCTGATCCGTGAAGCAAAACTCCTGGAAGATGAAAAGGAATTCACTCGAGCATTTAATGTTTATGCACAGAGTGAGTCACATACAACCGACGAATCTTCTCTTATCAAAATCAAAGCCAAAAAAGCCTGGTGTTTGTATGCCGTAGGGAACCCCAAAGAAACAGAATCACTCTTTCAAGACATCATCAAAAATTATCCATCTCATCCACTCAGTATCACCGTATACTCGCGTTATCTGATCAAATTGAAAAAATTTAAATCAGCAAAAGTTTTACTACAAAAAAGTATTACGTATTTTCCATCTTATCTAGAAAACTATCTACTACTAGCTTCTCTCTTGAAAGATATGGAACGTTCGGAAGAAGCAATCAAAGTTTTAAAGAAAGCTCTTTCCCAAGAACACTTAAGTAATGGCCGAGGGATTGATCGTAAAGACATTTGGGCAGAACTTGGGTCTTTATATTTTTCTCGCGGTGATTTTAATTCGGCACTTGCTTCTTTAAAAAAATCGCTTAAAATGGTGGAACCAGAAGAGTTCCTTGATTATGATCTTTTAGCTCTCTGTTATTTGGAAGCGGAAGATCCTGAAAACGCACTTACTTCCATCCGTACACATATCCAGTTCTGTAAAGAGATTGATCCGGAAACGCTAATCATCTTAGCTCGAGCCCATTGCCGACTGGGTAAGTTGGAAGAGGCTGCGAACAATCTCATCCAAGCTTATTCCATCGAAGATTCTTTATACTTAAAAGCAGCCGATTTTATCGACTTTGCACCACTACTTAGAAATGGTTTTTTTACAACCTTGGAGAATATTGAATGGGAAGAACCATAAAACAAGAGTTTGGTTCACTGGAAGAAGAAATTCTAGATATAAAAACACTGTTATCCAAGGAGCGAGAATACGAACGTTCTTTATTTTTGGAAAAAGGTCAAAATGCCAAAGCCATTAAATTCGCACAGCTGGAAGATTTACGATTTGTTGTCGGTAATACGTGGAGAGCTGAATTCCAAATCTCCCCTTCCACGAAAGCAAAAGAATGGTTAAAATCTGGAATTCCCGTCCTTATCCAAGGTGAAACAGAAACCATATTCGGAAATATCTATAAGGCCACAGATTCTAAACTCACCATCCAAGTTCGAGGCGACTATGAATGGGAAGACCAAGAATTCCAAATCTCAAAATGGTTCCAAGAATCTACTTATGATTTGTATAATGAAATCATTTCCAAAGTTTTAGAAGATAAAGAAAGTATATCACATAAAAAACTTAATTGGATATTGGGTTTTGGGCTCGGGGAAAAACCAACTCCTCCTAAAGCCGGCTTGAATGACCCTCCGCTAGAACGAATCTTTCAAATTAATGATTATGGAGTGATCTTTGGTCCACCGGGAACAGGGAAAACCACCTTACTCATGCAAGCTGTGGAAGAAATAAAAAAAAGAAATGAATCGGTATTAACCCTTTGCCCCACAAACTTTGCTTGCGATTAT
Above is a window of Leptospira wolbachii serovar Codice str. CDC DNA encoding:
- a CDS encoding mycofactocin-coupled SDR family oxidoreductase; this translates as MTKEFSNQVVFITGAAHGQGRETALAFAREGAKIAALDVAKPLSYPSYTLGTNEELVSLKKEIESLGSEAILLTADVRNSKEVEVAVTETISKFGRIDVLFNNAGICAYGYSHELTEEAWDSMIDINLKGAWVVGRYVIPQMIKQKSGVIINNSSIAGLRGMNRLSHYAASKWGLTGLSKSWAIELAPYGIRVNSLHPTGVNTPMNDGLAAMEGATPIEIAERSAGNLLPVPWVETEDVANAVLFLSSKKSRYITGSEFVLDAGLLTR
- a CDS encoding tetratricopeptide repeat protein; this encodes MSSFFSLIREAKLLEDEKEFTRAFNVYAQSESHTTDESSLIKIKAKKAWCLYAVGNPKETESLFQDIIKNYPSHPLSITVYSRYLIKLKKFKSAKVLLQKSITYFPSYLENYLLLASLLKDMERSEEAIKVLKKALSQEHLSNGRGIDRKDIWAELGSLYFSRGDFNSALASLKKSLKMVEPEEFLDYDLLALCYLEAEDPENALTSIRTHIQFCKEIDPETLIILARAHCRLGKLEEAANNLIQAYSIEDSLYLKAADFIDFAPLLRNGFFTTLENIEWEEP
- a CDS encoding crotonase/enoyl-CoA hydratase family protein yields the protein MNPSPFFEIEKRKNVAILWLNRPEKRNAMNWPFWRDLPDMVDQINADPQIHCFVIAAKGKSFSTGLDLEEFFQEFKSVFQGEFADGREKLYQLILTMQKGINAIYNSKKPSIALVQKHCIGGGLDLVSACDIRYASKDASFSLRESKVAIVADMGSLQRLPHLIGNAHTRELALTGKDISAEEALEMGLVTKVTEDFDSLLQAGLKTAEEIAENPTIVIRGVKQVLNHGIGKTIDEGLDYVAVWNASMLDSKDFRSAIGGFMERKRPVFNPETRVD
- a CDS encoding prolipoprotein diacylglyceryl transferase, which codes for MLDRIPIPNPFGWEGLSTFSLLMMLAFLVGSYLLPKELERKKLDPSHSDWLIFLGILGTLVGAKIFFIFEIWDQVFIDVPGYDGKYTYPLTHWNGFPGHPGLWSSLFSGGGLVFFGGLLFGWLFITLYFRHHKLDIGAYYDAVIPAISMGYAIGRLGCFVSGDGCYGFATDVRIPFFVFDFHGAHPSGVPVWNTPVMESIMAFGYFAYFQFWARYQNFRKWSIGAQFLIIHGFARLIIEFLRVNKAVIPFIDPPTLVNIPDANGNPTFLTGYYWHGFSQSQYISIALILFGVYLMISKKLWLKEKTNV